Proteins from a single region of Hordeum vulgare subsp. vulgare chromosome 6H, MorexV3_pseudomolecules_assembly, whole genome shotgun sequence:
- the LOC123405974 gene encoding probable serine/threonine-protein kinase PBL15, translated as MPRPWRQVLASATKCWSAEDDDVEDEAAAYHRPANSEFSRRLASFRRLSAMANGPATLTEDKEEEYDNDAAAAAASGEIPMQLHSFSLSELRGVTHDFSTGYLLGEGGFGAVHKGFVDAGMRPGLEPQPVAVKQLNIAGHQGHREWLAEVIFLGQFRHQHLLKLLGYCCQDEERLLVYEFMPRGSLDNHLFKRISATLPWCTRLKVAIGAAKGVAFLHGGKQPVIYRDLKASNILLDSDYTAKLSDFGLAKMGPEGEETHVSTRVMGTHGYAAPEYVQTGHLQVKSDVYSFGVVLLELLTGRRAMEHVPGRTARAEQTIKLVEWTRPYLASSRRLRCIMDAKLSGHYSVKGARAMAHLAVQCTSPQPRDRPTMAAVVEALEQLEGLKDMAVSMGLFWPTAPAAGRNALSAKFRAEMKSAGTSAVPQRKAASDKLS; from the exons atgccgaggccATGGAGGCAGGTGCTGGCGTCGGCGACCAAGTGCTGGAGCGCGGAGGACGACGACGTGGAGGACGAGGCCGCCGCGTACCACCGCCCGGCCAACTCCGAGTTCTCGCGCCGGCTCGCCTCCTTCCGGCGCCTCTCCGCCATGGCCAACGGCCCGGCCACGCTCACGGAAGACAAGGAGGAGGAGTACGAcaacgacgccgccgccgccgccgcctcggggGAGATCCCCATGCAGCTGCACTCCTTCAGCCTCAGCGAGCTCCGCGGCGTCACGCACGACTTCTCCACCGGCTACCTCCTCGGGGAGGGCGGGTTCGGCGCCGTCCACAAGGGCTTCGTCGACGCCGGCATGCGCCCCGGCCTCGAGCCCCAGCCCGTCGCCGTGAAGCAGCTCAACATCGCCGGCCACCAGGGCCACCGGGAGTGGCTC GCGGAGGTGATCTTCCTTGGGCAGTTCCGGCACCAGCacctgctgaagctgcttgggtaCTGCTGCCAGGACGAGGAGCGGCTGCTCGTCTACGAGTTCATGCCGCGCGGCAGCCTCGACAACCACCTCTTCAAAAGGATATCTGCCACGCTGCCGTGGTGCACTAGGCTCAAGGTTGCCATCGGCGCCGCCAAGGGCGTCGCCTTCCTCCATGGCGGCAAGCAGCCCGTCATCTACCGGGATTTGAAGGCCTCCAACATCCTCCTCGACTCC GATTACACGGCGAAGCTGTCAGACTTCGGACTGGCCAAGATGGGACCGGAGGGGGAGGAGACGCACGTGAGCACGCGGGTGATGGGCACGCACGGCTACGCGGCGCCGGAGTACGTGCAGACGGGCCACCTGCAGGTGAAGAGCGACGTGTACAGCTTCGGCGTGGTGCTGCTGGAGCTCCTGACGGGCCGCCGGGCCATGGAGCACGTCCCCGGCCGCACCGCGCGCGCCGAGCAGACCATCAAGCTCGTGGAGTGGACGCGGCCATACCTCGCCAGCAGCCGCCGCCTGCGCTGCATCATGGACGCCAAGCTCTCGGGCCACTACTCCGTCAAGGGCGCCCGTGCCATGGCGCACCTGGCCGTGCAGTGCACGAGCCCGCAGCCCCGGGACAGGCCGACCATGGCCGCCGTCGTGGAGGCGCTTGAGCAGCTGGAGGGGCTGAAAGACATGGCTGTCAGCATGGGGCTCTTCTGGCCCACGGCTCCCGCCGCCGGGAGGAACGCGCTCTCGGCCAAATTCCGGGCCGAGATGAAGAGCGCCGGCACCAGCGCCGTCCCGCAGCGGAAGGCCGCGTCCGACAAGCTATCGTGA
- the LOC123404076 gene encoding uncharacterized protein LOC123404076, which translates to MAKHTAPVRAATLLLVICLLTTQARCRIMDDDGVEKISLPNGLCVHDERSFACKGERCYCCRVGLEVCYLSMDECKRECVKKMGPSPGAGGGNGNTSPIA; encoded by the exons ATGGCCAAGCACACCGCACCAGTACGCGCGGCCACGCTTCTCCTAGTCATATGCCTCCTCACTACCCAGGCGCGAT GCCGGATCATGGACGACGACGGCGTCGAGAAGATTAGTTTGCCCAATGGGTTGTGCGTCCACGATGAGAGGTCATTCGCCTGCAAGGGCGAACGTTGCTATTGCTGCCGCGTGGGTTTGGAAGTTTGTTACTTGTCGATGGACGAGTGCAAGAGGGAGTGCGTCAAGAAAATGGGGCCGTCGCCGGGGGCTGGGGGCGGCAACGGCAACACCTCTCCGATAGCTTAG